A genomic region of Haliotis asinina isolate JCU_RB_2024 chromosome 1, JCU_Hal_asi_v2, whole genome shotgun sequence contains the following coding sequences:
- the LOC137286758 gene encoding DDB1- and CUL4-associated factor 8-like, producing MAEASDQEVSSTNNNIEGSGLCSGSGSKNDFVEFDDKSNLPTSTTSDDLSESSMASRDNFTLGTLKKDDSGIDMEKSPTTSTKEMSDAECSESLNDSAACSQSESVSDVKWEDVKAKSDETSDVGIDSSESTGMRDCNDTDDSENVATSNMTESPVASPSHDVSDTNIVADDSETNTGSPGTRKRRHERSNSSSSDSEDSDNETADTSKKKESESESEDEMDIDDDGIKPRHKWRAVSDLRDREYGYTNRSPPSIFREKIHASLQMVQRLKLQYRMEYHEGCVNALHFNRIGTLLASGSDDLNIVLWNWLRNRPALVYDSGHRSNVFQAKFMPYSGDCHVVSCARDGQVRLAELSLTGVCKGTKKLAQHKGAAHKLALEFDSPHLFLSCGEDAMTYEMDLRQDKPNKLITTKENDRKVALYSIHSNPRNSFEFCVGGRDHFIRVYDKRRIAEDVNGGVLKKFCPHHLLESDVKANVTCACYNYNGTEVLGTYNDEDIYLFNNLHSDGAEFTQRYRGHRNNATVKGVNFYGPKSEYIVSGSDCGHVFLWDKETAKIVNFMEGDEGGVINVLEPHPIAPILATSGLDHDVKVWAPTAEEPTRLKGLRKAMKQNCKERDEERTQEPEMIDGQMLWFIMHHFRRSARRRLRQEGEEVSSSSENSDSDSDEEEAEDTERLQCTPS from the exons ATGGCAGAGGCATCAGATCAGGAGGTTTCAAGCACGAACAACAACATAGAAGGAAGTGGACTGTGCAGTGGCTCAGGGAGCAAGAATGATTTTGTTGAGTTTGACGACAAGTCCAACCTCCCAACGTCAACCACAAGCGATGATTTGTCCGAGTCCAGTATGGCATCTCGGGACAACTTCACTCTAGGAACTCTAAAGAAAGATGACAGTGGAATTGACATGGAGAAATCTCCAACTACAAGTACAAAAGAGATGTCAGATGCAGAGTGCAGTGAATCTCTGAATGACAGTGCAGCTTGTTCACAAAGTGAATCGGTTAGTGATGTCAAATGGGAAGATGTGAAAGCTAAATCAGATGAAACTTCAGATGTTGGCATTGATTCATCTGAAAGCACAGGTATGCGTGATTGTAATGACACCGATGACAGTGAAAATGTTGCCACTTCTAATATGACGGAGTCACCCGTTGCTAGTCCAAGTCATGATGTCAGTGATACAAATATTGTTGCAGATGACTCAGAAACTAACACAGGATCGCCTGGTACTCGTAAACGCAGGCATGAACGTAGCAATTCATCATCAAGTGACTCTGAAGACAGTGATAATGAAACTGCAGACACCAGTAAGAAGAAAGAATCTGAGTCTGAAAGTGAGGATGAAATGgacattgatgatgatggtatCAAACCACGTCATAAATGGCGAGCTGTGTCAGACTTGCGTGATCGGGAGTATGGCTACACCAATAGATCACCTCCATCCATATTTCGTGAGAAGATTCATGCAAGTCTTCAAATGGTACAAAGACTAAAGTTACAGTATAGGATGGAATATCATGAGGGATGTGTCAATGCTCTACATTTCAACAGAATCG GCACACTGTTGGCAAGTGGGTCTGATGATCTCAACATAGTACTGTGGAACTGGCTCAGGAATCGACCTGCCCTTGTATATGACAGTGGCCATCGGAGCAATGTCTTTCAG GCGAAGTTCATGCCATATAGTGGTGACTGTCACGTAGTGAGCTGTGCACGAGATGGGCAAGTGAGGCTGGCAGAGTTGTCTCTAACTGGGGTGTGCAAGGGCACCAAGAAGCTGGCCCAACACAAGGGGGCAGCACACAAG CTTGCCCTGGAGTTCGATTCACCTCACTTGTTTCTCAGCTGTGGGGAGGATGCAATGACATATGAGATGGATCTGAGACAGGACAAGCCGAACAA ACTGATAACAACCAAAGAAAATGACCGGAAGGTGGCACTGTACTCCATCCACTCCAACCCACGCAACTCTTTCGAGTTCTGTGTCGGAGGTCGAGATCACTTCATCAG AGTCTATGACAAGAGACGGATTGCAGAG GATGTCAATGGCGGAGTGCTAAAGAAGTTCTGTCCTCATCATCTG CTAGAGAGTGATGTAAAGGCCAACGTGACCTGCGCCTGCTACAACTACAACGGAACAG AGGTGCTAGGGACGTATAATGATGAGGACATCTACCTGTTCAACAACCTCCACTCTGATGGTGCAGAGTTCACACAGCGGTACCGCGGCCATCGTAATAATGCTACAG TGAAGGGAGTGAACTTCTATGGGCCTAAGAGTGAGTACATTGTCAGTGGCAGTGACTGTGGCCATGTGTTCCTCTGGGACAAGGAGACAGCAAAGATCGTCAACTTCATGGAAGGGGATGAAGGGGGTGTG ATCAATGTGTTGGAGCCCCATCCCATTGCTCCTATCCTGGCTACCAGTGGATTAGACCATGATGTCAAGGTGTGGGCGCCCACAGCAGAGGAACCCACCAGACTGAAGGGACTGAGGAAG GCAATGAAGCAGAACTGTAAAGAGAGAGATGAGGAGAGAACACAAGAACCAGAGATGATTGATGGACAGATGCTGTGGTTTATCATGCACCACTTCCGGCGCTCTGCCAGGAGAAGG